One genomic segment of Gopherus flavomarginatus isolate rGopFla2 chromosome 11, rGopFla2.mat.asm, whole genome shotgun sequence includes these proteins:
- the STX16 gene encoding syntaxin-16 isoform X1 encodes MATRRLTDAFLLLRNNAIQNRQLLAEQVSSYSSSSPLNSRSMAAAELDELADDRMALVSGISLDPEAAVCVTKRLPPKWVDGVGEIQDDISRIKQKMKELASLHDKYLNRPTLDDSSEEEHAIEITTQEITQLFHRCQRAVQALQSRSRNCTEQEERVLRNIVSSLAQSLQDLSTNFRHAQSDYLKRMKNREERSKHFFDTSVPLMDDGEDSTLYDRGFTDDQLVLVEQNTLMVEEREREIRQIVQSISDLNEIFRDLGAMIVEQGTVLDRIDYNVEQSCIKTEEGLKQLHKAEQYQKKNRKMLVILILFVIVIVLIIVLVGVKSH; translated from the exons ATGGCCACCCGGCGTTTAACAGACGCGTTCTTGTTGTTGCGGAACAACGCGATCCAAAACCGGCAACTGCTGGCCGAGCAAGTGAGTAGttacagctcctccagccctctgAATTCACGTAGCATGGCTGCTGCG GAGCTGGATGAG CTTGCTGATGATCGCATGGCACTAGTATCGGGGATCAGTTTAGATCCCGAAGCAGCAGTTTGTGTAACAAAGCGGCTACCTCCCAAATGGGTTGATGGAGTGGGAGAA ATTCAGGATGATATCAGCAGGATTAAACAGAAGATGAAAGAATTAGCCAGTCTTCACGACAAATATTTAAACAGACCTACTTTGGATGATAGCAGCGAAGAAGAACATGCAATAGAAATTACTACCCAAGAGATCACACAG CTATTTCACAGATGCCAGAGAGCAGTCCAGGCCTTGCAGAGCAGGTCACGTAATTGTACAGAACAAGAAGAACGTGTTCTCAGAAACATAGTGTCTTCCTTAGCACAGTCCCTTCAGGACCTATCCACCAACTTTAGGCATGCACAGTCTGACTATCTCAAAC GCATGAAGAATCGAGAAGAAAGATCCAAGCATTTCTTTGATACGTCAGTCCCGCTTATGGATGATGGAGAGGACAGTACTCTTTATGACAGG GGTTTTACGGATGACCAGTTAGTATTGGTGGAACAAAACACATTAATGGTGGAAGAGCGGGAACGAGAAATCCGCCAGATTGTACAATCAATCTCTGATCTCAATGAAATATTTAGGGACCTTGGAGCAATGATAGTGGAACAG GGTACAGTTCTGGACAGAATTGACTACAATGTTGAGCAGTCGTGTATAAAAACTGAAGAGGGATTGAAACAATTACATAAG GCTGAGCAATATCAGAAGAAGAATCGGAAGATGCttgtcattttaattttatttgtaataGTAATTGTACTTATTATTGTTCTTGTTGGTGTAAAGTCACACTAG
- the STX16 gene encoding syntaxin-16 isoform X3, producing MATRRLTDAFLLLRNNAIQNRQLLAEQLADDRMALVSGISLDPEAAVCVTKRLPPKWVDGVGEIQDDISRIKQKMKELASLHDKYLNRPTLDDSSEEEHAIEITTQEITQLFHRCQRAVQALQSRSRNCTEQEERVLRNIVSSLAQSLQDLSTNFRHAQSDYLKRMKNREERSKHFFDTSVPLMDDGEDSTLYDRGFTDDQLVLVEQNTLMVEEREREIRQIVQSISDLNEIFRDLGAMIVEQGTVLDRIDYNVEQSCIKTEEGLKQLHKAEQYQKKNRKMLVILILFVIVIVLIIVLVGVKSH from the exons ATGGCCACCCGGCGTTTAACAGACGCGTTCTTGTTGTTGCGGAACAACGCGATCCAAAACCGGCAACTGCTGGCCGAGCAA CTTGCTGATGATCGCATGGCACTAGTATCGGGGATCAGTTTAGATCCCGAAGCAGCAGTTTGTGTAACAAAGCGGCTACCTCCCAAATGGGTTGATGGAGTGGGAGAA ATTCAGGATGATATCAGCAGGATTAAACAGAAGATGAAAGAATTAGCCAGTCTTCACGACAAATATTTAAACAGACCTACTTTGGATGATAGCAGCGAAGAAGAACATGCAATAGAAATTACTACCCAAGAGATCACACAG CTATTTCACAGATGCCAGAGAGCAGTCCAGGCCTTGCAGAGCAGGTCACGTAATTGTACAGAACAAGAAGAACGTGTTCTCAGAAACATAGTGTCTTCCTTAGCACAGTCCCTTCAGGACCTATCCACCAACTTTAGGCATGCACAGTCTGACTATCTCAAAC GCATGAAGAATCGAGAAGAAAGATCCAAGCATTTCTTTGATACGTCAGTCCCGCTTATGGATGATGGAGAGGACAGTACTCTTTATGACAGG GGTTTTACGGATGACCAGTTAGTATTGGTGGAACAAAACACATTAATGGTGGAAGAGCGGGAACGAGAAATCCGCCAGATTGTACAATCAATCTCTGATCTCAATGAAATATTTAGGGACCTTGGAGCAATGATAGTGGAACAG GGTACAGTTCTGGACAGAATTGACTACAATGTTGAGCAGTCGTGTATAAAAACTGAAGAGGGATTGAAACAATTACATAAG GCTGAGCAATATCAGAAGAAGAATCGGAAGATGCttgtcattttaattttatttgtaataGTAATTGTACTTATTATTGTTCTTGTTGGTGTAAAGTCACACTAG
- the STX16 gene encoding syntaxin-16 isoform X2 has translation MATRRLTDAFLLLRNNAIQNRQLLAEQVSSYSSSSPLNSRSMAAALADDRMALVSGISLDPEAAVCVTKRLPPKWVDGVGEIQDDISRIKQKMKELASLHDKYLNRPTLDDSSEEEHAIEITTQEITQLFHRCQRAVQALQSRSRNCTEQEERVLRNIVSSLAQSLQDLSTNFRHAQSDYLKRMKNREERSKHFFDTSVPLMDDGEDSTLYDRGFTDDQLVLVEQNTLMVEEREREIRQIVQSISDLNEIFRDLGAMIVEQGTVLDRIDYNVEQSCIKTEEGLKQLHKAEQYQKKNRKMLVILILFVIVIVLIIVLVGVKSH, from the exons ATGGCCACCCGGCGTTTAACAGACGCGTTCTTGTTGTTGCGGAACAACGCGATCCAAAACCGGCAACTGCTGGCCGAGCAAGTGAGTAGttacagctcctccagccctctgAATTCACGTAGCATGGCTGCTGCG CTTGCTGATGATCGCATGGCACTAGTATCGGGGATCAGTTTAGATCCCGAAGCAGCAGTTTGTGTAACAAAGCGGCTACCTCCCAAATGGGTTGATGGAGTGGGAGAA ATTCAGGATGATATCAGCAGGATTAAACAGAAGATGAAAGAATTAGCCAGTCTTCACGACAAATATTTAAACAGACCTACTTTGGATGATAGCAGCGAAGAAGAACATGCAATAGAAATTACTACCCAAGAGATCACACAG CTATTTCACAGATGCCAGAGAGCAGTCCAGGCCTTGCAGAGCAGGTCACGTAATTGTACAGAACAAGAAGAACGTGTTCTCAGAAACATAGTGTCTTCCTTAGCACAGTCCCTTCAGGACCTATCCACCAACTTTAGGCATGCACAGTCTGACTATCTCAAAC GCATGAAGAATCGAGAAGAAAGATCCAAGCATTTCTTTGATACGTCAGTCCCGCTTATGGATGATGGAGAGGACAGTACTCTTTATGACAGG GGTTTTACGGATGACCAGTTAGTATTGGTGGAACAAAACACATTAATGGTGGAAGAGCGGGAACGAGAAATCCGCCAGATTGTACAATCAATCTCTGATCTCAATGAAATATTTAGGGACCTTGGAGCAATGATAGTGGAACAG GGTACAGTTCTGGACAGAATTGACTACAATGTTGAGCAGTCGTGTATAAAAACTGAAGAGGGATTGAAACAATTACATAAG GCTGAGCAATATCAGAAGAAGAATCGGAAGATGCttgtcattttaattttatttgtaataGTAATTGTACTTATTATTGTTCTTGTTGGTGTAAAGTCACACTAG